In Chaetodon auriga isolate fChaAug3 chromosome 22, fChaAug3.hap1, whole genome shotgun sequence, the genomic window CTTCACTTCAAATTCCACTTTGTCATAACCCCTCTTATCTTTGGCCGTCGTCCTTCTCCCCCCAGCCTCTCCCCACGCCCTCCACTTCCTTATTCCCTACTTGCAGGTGAAGACTTCTGATTTCTCACTGCAGGTGTTGCACTTGACGAAGCAGCACCAGTGGAACTTGCAGTTGCACTGCCAGATGCGCGTGTAGTGGTGCGTGTTGTAGCCCCGGCCGCAGCACATCACGTTACAACTGTCTGTGTGGGTCGAGGTGCCGTTGCACAGCCTGCCCCGCGTTCCCGTGCTTCCTGTGGCTGTGTCCTCTTCGCAATAGTTTGGCGAGCGCTCCAGGTACACCAGGTCTGTGTCCGTGGGCTTCTGGTAGCCCCGAGCCTCTTTGAGCCGTAGGAAGGAGGGCTGGCGGAGCCGCGAGGCCCGGACCGGCTCTACTTGAACCGCGTCACTGTAACGTTCCTTCAGCAGGTAGCCAATCTCTCTGAACTTTGGCAGGGTGATCCAGCAGGTCTTGGTGGTGCAGGAGCCGGACACGCCGTGACACTTACATTCCagcttcatcctctcctctagGATCTGATCACACAGAGAGTAGAAATTAGGTCTGTATGAATTAAAAGAGATAGTGAAGAGCTGAGAATAGATTCTGTGTGATGCACACACGCGTGCGTTGCTTGAATTTGAAACAGTCAGGGGCAATTGCACAGTCTTCAAATCTGTCTCTTTTGGTAAGCTGGGCTTTCTGCGGACACTTCAACTTTCAGCACGCTGACCGGCGTGCCAACTTTGTGTCAAAAACCTGGGGAAAATAACTCATAACCCAAGACTGTAGTCTCTAATTAACTTTACCTTTCTTCAGACCACATAATGGCGTGACAGCCCGAGAAAACTGACCAGAGCTGTTGTGCAACCATATAGAATTACATTGTGGTTTGAGCCAGATTTATATTGTAATGCCATACAAATACTCTCAGATGACGGTATTGACAGGTGACTGTTTGCCCTTGTGACTGAGCTTGATGCCAACATGACAAAAGAAAGCTCACAATTAAAACATCTTGTAACTTGTTTGTCCAGAACACTGCGCAAATCACTCACTCCCCTTCATGGCTATCACATTCTGGGGGAGTTTGCTCTAGACTTTGGTTGGCTCAGTGTGTGCGGTGGTGCAGAAGCTCGGTCTTTGGTGCTGCCActgagaaaggaagagagagagacttgcAATAATATCCTCTAATATCCTCACTTAATGCCGGGTAATTCGGTGAATGGACTGTCGAGGCTGTGGCACAACTCCATTTTGGCAGCTGCGTCTGCCAAGTGTTGCATTTctgtcacacacgcacgctcacacTTGTACTCTAGTGTGCAGGAGCTTTGTTTAATCATTTCTGCACTTGTACAGTTTAGGGCTGATGCATTTCTAGTAACTGATGCAAATACACAAGCAATTTTACAGAATCATGGATGATCTATGGCCAATTGAGctattttcctcttcctccataaTGTTGCATGTCCTTATGCTTGAGTGTGGTGTTGCATGGTGTATTGTATATTTGTCCTTGGTGCGTTCAAATTGACTTTGCTCATGTTACCTTTCGCCCTGCCTCATTGTTGTGCAGGTTCATCAGCCGGCGGGCGTTTTTCTTGATCTCACGGGCGTCTACAAAGCGGCGCGAGAACTCCACGCCGTACTTGACATCGGCCGAGCAGCCTCCCCACTTCCAGCCGTCCTCTTGGTAGTCGTGGTAGCCCTGCTTCTCACGGTCACAGCCGCACTGGCTGAGGTTGCCTTGGCTACAAGCCGTGGTAACTGCGTGGGCAACTCCGGCTGCGGTGATGGCATAAGTGAATGCTGCCTCCCTGCTGcctgaagagaagaaaaggattTAAGTTGGAGGGGAAAGTAGTGGAAAGTACCATAATAGAAGTACTCTCATTATTTCAATTGAGTAGATCTAAAATCAGAAATCCCAGTGCTCTGCATGCCTGTCATACAGTCATGCTGCTACGCTACAAGCGGGaggatttgatttgttttgaccTTCGTCCTAtgtgaaggaaaacacatttcacattaaaggagcacagattttacacatgaatTGCAGCTGACTTGTCATCAGAAGTGCTGCTCAGCCCGTTAAAACAGCTGTACAATATCTCCTGTGAaacaaccctgatgatgtcattagaGTTACTAAACTAAGAGACTAAACTTGAGACTAACTGGACTTTTGCTGCATTGATTTCTACCATTCTTAAAGGAACTGCACGCCCACATTGTTTACGCTCATTCTGCCCAATCAGACCTATTTTCAGGTTGGAAGTTGGGCAGAGCTATGCTGGAGCTACACGAGGTAACCAAACTTCATTAACCAATATAAAGTAATGGCCGTGTAATTTCTCCCGCCCAGCCACATGCAAAAACACTAACAGGAGGTCTGGAGTGTCAATCAAGCCTATATGGTCTGAAGATGAGGTCTAATCAGGCAagtaagtgaaaacacctgtgtgggtggactATAGCTGCATGTCAtgcttgtctctctcttgtccCTCATTTCCTTTCTGCTTCTACACAATCAGCTTtccaataaagacaaaatgccAAAGAATCGTGTTAAATAATTGTGCAATACTAAGTTGCTGCACTGCTCCTTTCAGGAAAAGACAGCCACCATTCTGCAGTGCGTCACTGATTTAGAGATGGATCAGTTTATAGAGTATATATTAACTGCTGAGAGGATATTGAAGTACTCTTATTTACCCTATATTTATTAATGTCAAGCATCAGGAGTTCAGGGGGAGATTGTAGTGCTCGTACTTCATTTTAAATACTGAATGAGGCAGAGGTTGAATTTGAGGTATTCAGAGCGTTGTTCAGGGCTTCTATATAATCTCATAAGaattcacagattttttttttttctttctgcctcgTTTTATATCTCTAATCTGCATCAGGAGTCAGACGCTGTTTCAGCAATAGTCAGCacaatgaagaaaacacaagtgACATCTACTGGCTGACTagaggagctttttttttctggagctgctgtgtcttAATGTTTCTCATCAATGGAATTTCTCACGCGGCTTAAGTGTCATTCTGTGTCTGTCCTAGGCGGTCCACATTATTATAGCAAATGATACTCCTGTGTTGCATGTTGAAATAATCTGTGGCCAGGCTTAACTCAGATGTGCACGTTTCCAAGCTTTTGTATGTCACCATTTGAACTtcagaataaacacatttatatttatgGTGTGGAGGGGGAAATGAATTTATTGGCACTACAATTGGTAATAGGATATCCTCCCTCTCCAATCAGGATAATGCTGGGCCTTCGTCCTTCTCAACAGCCCTGAGTATTAATGCATGGCGTCTCTGGTAGAGGCGATTCTTATGGCTCCCTTCCAACCTGACAAACTCACTCGCAGAAACCATCGGGCCTGCGGTTCCCCTGGTCCATAACTCATAACAAACTCTGAAGTCTTCTCTCATCAGGCTAAATCCGTGACCCATTCAGATATATTGTATGGTGAGCATTTCTCAAGGCATCAGGCGCATGCAATAGCCAAACAGCCATCTCCTTGCACTGTGATTTGTTTTGATTGTACAGCAGTGCATGCAGGGTTCCATTGTTGccatccagctgctggagctgactTCAATTAGTGGTTAGCATGAATCTCTCTGGTCTTTCTCAATGCTTAATGAGTTCACAGGCCCAGCAGGTCAATCAAATGAAGCAGTGGATGGCACATTAGTGGCACAAGAGGGGGTATGGCCCTGGCTTGCGTTTCCATTTTTGCACAGAGATGGCAAACAGAAACCAATCTTACTGAGAATTGAGGAAATCTGACATGCTCAGTATTTGAGTTTTCACGTTCATTAACAGACCTAATTAGTTTTTATACAGATCTAGTAAGATTTAGTCTTCCACAAAGTTCTTTTTTGGTAAAACTCTCTTGATAGGGAGGACATGAGGATCAAAACTTGGTCCAAAGTGTCTCCCCCAGTTCGTTTACACACcacaagagaaaagagacatttcctcTGACAAAAGAAATAAAGGGATCCAgacgtctgtctgcctgtctcccgTGTAGAAGAAAGTGATTGCTCCCAGAGCTGCTAGATTAAACATGGTTCCAAACCCACTGCACGACCGCAACAAAACATTTCGGACTGAAATACAATTTATATAAGAGGTTGACATTAGGAGCAAACAGGCTTctgtgagaaataaaacaggGAAGAATGTCGACTAAAACTAGGGAGAcgtgttggtttgtgtgtttgcagatcGCGTAGGTTCAATTGAGGAGGTGGCACACCCAGACAGGCATGAAGCCCTGCTTCATAAGGAAGTCTTCACATTCCGTTTATTGCTGCTTTGCTGTGACAACGTGTGTTGCAAGCAGAGTGATGTCACACACGAACAATGGACCGAATCTCCTCTGGGGGCACCAACGAGGCCTTTTACttgcagtttttctgtgttaGTGTTTAAACGAAGCAGAGAATCCATTGTGGTCCTTGCATGTGGTGTTCCAAAAATGCTTTCATTAAAGCTTCGCCACCCATCTCGAAGTCTGTTTCATGCCACTTAGTCGAGCTATGCTGCGGCTTTTTCTCATGCCACTGACGACGGTTACAGGAGGTTCGAGAAGAATGAGGAGACGGGCCGATGTCAAACCGCAGTGCTGAACTTTGCTCATCAACATGCATACCGTAGCACAGCTCTTTCAACTTCAAGGACTGGGAGATCGAACCATACGGCTCACTTTGGTTAGGTCAAGCCAATTAGCATACCTGATGACACACCGCAGATGAAAGCAACACCGAAAGGAGAGACGTGTCGTCCTGATCACACAACAGTCCACACTCCTACCTCAAGGCTTGTTGTGTCTAAATTTAGTTTGATCTAACTGACTGTCGTGAAAATGTTGATATATACAGCCCAGGGATTTACTTTGTGGGCCCCTGGCCGAGGGGTTTAAGGCGCCAACCATGAACCGCAGTGTCCCCAGTTTGAGTCCTTTGTTGCAGATCATTTCCCATCTCTCTCCACTCATTTCCAGTCATCTATCAACTGTTGAAGTCTCTCATATAGGcataaaaatgccaaaaacaagCCAGAGAAGCCTTATTTAGGACCCCTGGCCTCAGCATCTTTCTTCCCCTCGCTCGGCCTAccttcctgctgtctatatTGAGAAGAACGTATTTTAAACTCTCTTGATGAAAACTAAAGAAGCTGAGTTTCAGACAGACTGACCTACTCTCAGCTCTTGTCCAAAGACAGTCCTCTCGCCCAGGGCCGAGCAGTTCCAGCGGCCATAACGGAACTGGTACTGACACTCATTGATGCCCAGCTGGGCGCCTTCGCCAATGACGATGATGGCGTCAGGGCGGCTCTGGCAGAGGGCTCGCTGACGGGGGGCCAGTCCCGGGATCTTGTTGCAGATGATGTTAGCACCTAGAGCTACCACAGAGGACAGCGCCCTAGGCAGAGAGAAACATCGATTAATGAGAGggactttcaaaaaaaaaattgagatAGCAGCTGCTTTTCTAAGAAGGAAAAAGGGGAGGACTGATAAGAAATGAAGCAACAAGAAAATGTACCCTGGTTGAACATTACCTGCCTACAATTTGTGGAAAAGTTTCTAACAAGCAACAGCATTTTTGCTAAACTTTTCATGACAGTTGACAGTGCGTGATCACAAGGATCAAACCAAATGAGAGGATAAGAGCAGACTCTGCTGGATTCATCCTTAGCCCACATCACACCAACGTCATCTAATGGGCCCTCATGAAGACATGAAAGAGAACAATAGTTATAGAATTGGGTCCAAATCTAGTccatttctgcctctctctcccctctatGTTACAGAAAACATGAACCACCACAGCTATTTTTAAGTTTCAGGACCTGCCCATGTTATGAATGAGAGGCATGCATGGTGCAGCAATCATTCTCTTTGAGAGGGGCCTGGGTCTTTTAATGCCCTAAGAAAGAGCTCATTACTCGGGCCTGCGCCTACAGGCAGAACATGAAGTCGTCCAATACGACTCTTTTCCATATGCTGCTCTCCAATTATGGCCCTTGTTTGACGAGGTGCTCCTATGACAAAGTGGTTCTGGTGTAATGTGTAAATCCACGAGGGCAGGTTCTCTCATCATCTGCGCACATATTAGAACATGCAAGAATCATGCAGATTAAATACTGGCTTCATCCTCGCAAGTCTTCATTGACTATTTATTACTGCTCGATTTATGGCACcatgtttgaatgaaaatgacatAACTGCTCACTTTATGGGAATAAGATCCGCAGCTCTTGTAGCCTGTGGTCCCATAGTGGAATAAGATGATTAAACGACACAAGTCACGCATTTCTTACCCACGTTCCCAGACTCTGGTTGACTGGATATTCCAAgttacattttttccatttccacaaTAATCTGCCACAGCAGTACGAAATATAGCCACAAGAAAGATTAACAATGTGGCCGTTTGCTTTATTCAATACGTTagaggctttttatttttatctgtgaTAATCCTGTTGAGCGCATTTCTTCGTCGTAAAACACCTGCATCAACCAGCTCATGCGTTTGAGGTGCGATCTAACTTCACCGTGAGTTTTCCCGGTGCGTAATTGCGCGTAAGGCACAGCTACTTTCTAGCAAATCAAACCGACTTGCGTCAGAGTTAAGCAAGTGCATTGATAAGAAACCTACAGGTAGCTACCGctggtgaggatgaggaagatcTGCGGGTAGTAGACGGACAGCAGCGCACTGCGAGACGAGATGATGAGCATGGTTGCGCATCGAACACAACTGGTTCTGCTCTCTTGCGGTTTGAAAAGAtaagaagaaaagggaggaggcGAACAAGTATATCCTTTTATCTGAAGTCCCAGTGGATAAGAACGAAAGAGCGTCTCTTCTTTCCGCGGCTGAGACGTGCTGTCTTCAGCTAGTGGAGCCGTGGCGCGCTGCGGCAGCTCCAAGCTCCGCTGTCCATGTGTCGGAGATGAGAGGCTGCATCCCACGGCCGAAGTGCGCTCTGCCACCTGGACTGATAGAGGACGGGGTGGGAAAAGAGTGAGAGacgggggggaggggggagcgCGAGAGAGGGTGGGGGCAGATGGGGATCCGGATGTACGATACGTGCCACGCACGTCTCCAAAAGTGAGACTGTTGTGGCATTGGAAGGGTGGGAGACAGTGGCCTCTCCCGGTACACCAGCCCCCGGGATGAGTCTGCACCCCGCATCACCCCGTCTCCCCACCCCCGACACACCTCTTTCTCCCCCCCATCCAGCCCTCTcagtaatgtttttttgttgctgagGCCCAAAGTAGTGAAGTTGTATCATCTGTATTTACATGCATATATTGGGTTTTTGCTGCTTCTGATTAGAAGTGCAGGCCTGTTTCAGCTGTGATTGATTCACTGTCATTTATCTGGGTACAAGTATGCCACCATCCATGCCACCCAAAACTCAACTTGAATGGGTTTTACATGGAAAAGTACATTTATATAACAATAAAACGCTAACATAACAATTCTTGCCGGTATAAGAACGAGTATAGTAACTAACAAGTATTGTCAACCATAATGAAGTCACATCTTCCTCCTTGTCCCTGAATAAGTAAATGTTAGTGACATTTTACCAAAAAATGACACACGACTCAATTTATCATGTCACACAAAGCTCCTGCTGAGAGAAAATAATGtcaaattctgtttttcttctgggATTTCTGTTGACGTTTCAAGATCATTTGTTGATCAAAGCGGGCTCGAACAAAACAAGGCTGGTAAAATGTAGTTTGACTAGAGGTATAGAACAGAGCCAAAGTGATTAGTCGATTAATGCATTTCTTTACTGATAGAAAATTATTTTGCAACTATTTGAAACATGAAttcattgtttcagtcattttttgagcaaaaatgtcaaaaatttATCAGCTGCAACTTCTCTGATGTGATAATTTGATGGGGCTTTTGCCTTATTTGGTAGTGAACTGaatacatttgtgtttttggactttttcttttctctttctttttttttttttttagctctttcTGACACTCTATAGACAAAATCGATAAGTTGAGAAGATAACCACCAAACAAATCAGTATTGATAATAATGGCTGATGATGAGAGAagactgtgaatgtgtgaaaggATCAACTTTTATATATGCATGAGTTTTGAAATGTGTCACCTGatgctctttttctttatttagacTTAGAACTGAAGTGTCAGAGTTTCAGTTTTTCCCTCATTAGCTCTTCAGCTCAGCAGATGCTGACCGAAATACTTCAGACAGTCAGATGATGAGACTCTTTGGTCTTTCAGCTCCCATGTTCTGCTGGTGCATCACCAGCAATACGCCCTCATGTGGTAGCATGAAGGAAATGTCATTGCTCCAAAGCATCTGGCTAAAAATTCATGTCGGAGAGCTCAGCAAGTGCTGTGGTACATACAAGCAGTAATTTATCCAGCTCTACTTTTTGATTGAGAGAGGAACGGCTGTTGCAAGACTGTTTTCCCTTCCCTTCGCAAAGTTCGTGATTAATCAGTATGTGAGAATATTTTTCTCCAAGGTTTTGCACTCTTGTTAAACCCATGTACTCTTTGAAGCGCCCAGGTGCAATCAGATGGAAAAGCCAACAGGGACTAAAGGAAtctctgctgtttcttcctcttaAAGACGTTCCTCGCAAACATCACTGTTTGCTGTGGAACTttaaagagagcgagagaagtACAATGGGAGGGAATTCCACAGGACCTTCAAAGGACGATGAGTTTTATAGGTCTGCTTCACAGGGCGGACAAAGGACAAAGTACATATTCTCTTTGCTTGttgctgacattttggagacagaACATTGGGACATTCTGAGCTTGGACAAGGAGATAATACCGATAAGCTTTGGTCCAAAGTGAGATATCAATCGTGTGAACACAAGTGAGACCCTCTCTCAGAAAATGATTGAGGGCAGTTTTGTGGGAAATGAACCTTTTAATTTAAATTCCCTGTAGCTGCCAGCAAAGCAGTTTGAGAGATAGCAGTGATTTGGAGTACAACAGAATAAAATACCCATCATTGTTTGGCTGTCATAAGATT contains:
- the wnt7ba gene encoding protein Wnt-7b, with amino-acid sequence MLIISSRSALLSVYYPQIFLILTSGSYLALSSVVALGANIICNKIPGLAPRQRALCQSRPDAIIVIGEGAQLGINECQYQFRYGRWNCSALGERTVFGQELRVGSREAAFTYAITAAGVAHAVTTACSQGNLSQCGCDREKQGYHDYQEDGWKWGGCSADVKYGVEFSRRFVDAREIKKNARRLMNLHNNEAGRKILEERMKLECKCHGVSGSCTTKTCWITLPKFREIGYLLKERYSDAVQVEPVRASRLRQPSFLRLKEARGYQKPTDTDLVYLERSPNYCEEDTATGSTGTRGRLCNGTSTHTDSCNVMCCGRGYNTHHYTRIWQCNCKFHWCCFVKCNTCSEKSEVFTCK